The Hymenobacter sp. DG01 sequence AAGAAGCCAAGGAGGAAGTGCAGGAAATCGTGGAGTTCCTCAAGAACCCCTCGAAGTTCACCATCCTTGGCGGTAAAATCCCGAAAGGCGCCCTGCTGGTAGGTCCTCCCGGTACCGGTAAAACCTTGCTGGCTAAGGCTGTAGCTGGCGAAGCTGACGTTCCGTTCTTCTCTCTGTCGGGCTCCGACTTTGTGGAGATGTTTGTGGGGGTAGGCGCGGCCCGCGTGCGTGACCTGTTCAAGCAGGCCAAAGCTAAGGCTCCCTGCATCATCTTCATCGACGAAATTGACGCCATTGGCCGCAGCCGTTCGCGCGGCAACGTGCCCGGCGGCAACGACGAGCGGGAAAATACCCTGAACTCGCTGCTGGTAGAAATGGACGGTTTCGGTACCGATTCCGGGGTTATCATCCTGGCCGCCACCAACCGCCCCGATACCCTGGATTCGGCGCTGCTGCGTCCCGGCCGTTTCGACCGTCAGATCAGTATCGACAAGCCAGATATTAACGGGCGTACCCAGATTTTCAATGTGCACTTGAAGCCGCTGACGCTGGGCCCCGACGTGGAAGCCAAGAAGCTGGCTGCCCAGACTCCTGGTTTCGCGGGTGCTGAAATTGCCAACGTCTGCAACGAAGCCGCTCTGATTGCCGCCCGCCGCGACAAGAAGATGGTGACCATGCAGGACTTCACCGATGCCGTGGACCGCGTGATTGGTGGCCTGGAGAAAAAGAACAAGATCATCAGCCCCGGCGAGAAAAAGATTGTGGCCTACCATGAAGCGGGCCACGCCATTGCCGGCTGGTTTCTGGAGCACGCCGATCCGTTGGTAAAGGTGAGCATCGTGCCCCGCGGGGTAGCCGCGCTGGGTTATGCCCAGTATCTGCCGCGCGAGCAGTTCCTCTACAATACCGAGCAGCTCATGGACGAAATGTGCATGACGCTGGGTGGCCGCGCCGCTGAAGAGCTGGTGTTCGGTAAGATTTCGACCGGTGCCCTCTCTGACTTGGAGCGCATTACGAAGGTAGCCTACAGCATCGTGACCATGTACGGCATGAATGCCAAGCTCGGTAACGTATCGTTCTACGACTCGAAGGGCCAGAATGAGTACGGCTTCACCAAGCCGTATTCAGAAGCTACCTCCCAGATGATTGACGAGGAAGTACGTGCTATCATTGAGCAGGCGTACGTGCGCACCAAGGAGCTGCTGACGGAGCGCCGCCACGAGCTGGAGGTAGTAGCCAGGGAGCTGCTGGAAAAGGAAATTCTGTTGCAGGATGACCTGGAGCGTCTGGTGGGCAAGCGTCCCTTCGACAGCCAGACCACCTACCAGGCCCATATGTCGGGCACAGACCGCTCGGAAACTCTGAGCGAGCGGAAGCAGGAGCACCCCGGCGTTCCGCTGGGCAACGACCTGCCGGACCTCAAGCTGCCTGGCGTTGA is a genomic window containing:
- the ftsH gene encoding ATP-dependent zinc metalloprotease FtsH codes for the protein MSDTTPKKKKPMLPTPAPRPGMQLWVLTGLVVLILGMVYLSRSNPLIEITQKRFEQMLTAGDVRDITLVNDRQVEVSLKPDATKKAPYDVELKRRGPLSMDQGAQYGFRVVDGKTFKEDLDKVQATLPPDRQVGLKVTDRTGYGEYVTTWGFMILLFVGFWFLMRRMSGAGGPGGQIFNIGKSRAALFEGGDKVKVTFKDVAGLEEAKEEVQEIVEFLKNPSKFTILGGKIPKGALLVGPPGTGKTLLAKAVAGEADVPFFSLSGSDFVEMFVGVGAARVRDLFKQAKAKAPCIIFIDEIDAIGRSRSRGNVPGGNDERENTLNSLLVEMDGFGTDSGVIILAATNRPDTLDSALLRPGRFDRQISIDKPDINGRTQIFNVHLKPLTLGPDVEAKKLAAQTPGFAGAEIANVCNEAALIAARRDKKMVTMQDFTDAVDRVIGGLEKKNKIISPGEKKIVAYHEAGHAIAGWFLEHADPLVKVSIVPRGVAALGYAQYLPREQFLYNTEQLMDEMCMTLGGRAAEELVFGKISTGALSDLERITKVAYSIVTMYGMNAKLGNVSFYDSKGQNEYGFTKPYSEATSQMIDEEVRAIIEQAYVRTKELLTERRHELEVVARELLEKEILLQDDLERLVGKRPFDSQTTYQAHMSGTDRSETLSERKQEHPGVPLGNDLPDLKLPGVDNGTDSAGSATEPTGSAVTPV